The genomic window CAAAACTCCTGTCGCAGCACcaaccctgctcctccctcagtcTCTACCCTCTGCGGACCTGCTGCCTGATTTATTTGTTCAGCCTTTTCCGCCTCGGAGGCCAGGATCtgtgcctgcttcttcccctctgccACGTTGATGGCTGACTCTCGGGTCCCCTCAGACTCTAGAACTGTAGCCCGTTTCCgcctctctgcctccacctaGAAGCCCCCAACAAGCCCCATCAACAAGAAGCCAAAGTAAACTCTTACACAGACCTGCAATTGTACCCATCAAGTTAGGGAAGGGAGTCCAGGTCCCCATGAGACTGGAGCATCCTGAAGTCCTCTTCCCCATCCTTCCCTGGCCCCCACCTGCATCTGCATGGACTCTTTCACCCGGGGTGGCACATGGATATCCTTGATCTCATAACGGAGGCAGCGAATGCCCCAGCAGTCAGCAGCCTGATTGATGGCATCCACAATGCTAGCATTCAGGGACTCCCGCTCCTGGAGAAAGAGAGGTATAAATTCCATGGCTTCAATCCATTCATCAAGGGTCTAAACTAAGAAGTGCCTCTGACTCctagaaaggacagagagagagaggcatgtgTCTTCCAACACTAACTCTGGCTCAGATGCCCTTACCCGGAAGACTTTGTCCAGAGAGAGTTTGCCAAGCTCTGATCTCATGGTTGTCTGAGCTAGCTGTGTGACAGCATACTCAGGGTCCTCCACACCATAGCTTGCCTGAAAAGAGCATGGATAGTGTAAAAAGCTTGAGTCCAGGATTTCAGTGAGAAAAGCAACTCAAAAGCGGCATAAAACAAGTAGCAGATACCTTGTAAGGGTCCATGATACGTAGATAAAGGACTCCATCAATTTGTAGAGTTACATTGTCTACAGGTACAAtaatgggagagaaaaggaagaaaatcaggcCTTCAATTTCCAATCAACTCTTTCTCCTGGGCTGGATCTCCTGCAACCAAATCCTAATGGCCTCAGAGCACCCATGTCACCCTGCATCCCTCACCGAGAGTCACAGCCGACTGCTCAGGCACGTTGATGACAATTTCCTTGAGACTCTGCACATATCGGATCCGGTCTAACACAGGGATGAGGATGTTCAAGCCCTGGGAAGAGGAGTCATGGGGTCCTCAGAAGGATGGGGGTTGCAGGGTTGGGATCCAAGCTAGGCCTGGAGTGGGTATGGACTCGACATATGGAACATTTCAAGTAAAGCAGAAAGATGGGGTGTCAATGGTAGGGAAGCCCAAGAGGATAGGCATACAAGGCTACACAACTGAATGGAGGGGAGAGTCAAGGGAATGGGAGCCACCAGAGTAGCAGACAGGTGGACCTGAGAGAGTGGATTCGGGAAATACCATGAATGGGGCCTGCAGGATGCCAGAGCAAATAGGAGAAAGCTGTAACATGTGTATGAAGTTCAGCCTGGGGCTTGCAAGGTCTGGCTGAGGGAGTTGGAAGCCAAAGGTGGGGGCAAGCTCAAAGGAGATCCCACCCCATCCGCCCACATCAAAAGGGAATTCAGCATCAGGCTGGCCCTGAGTGGTCAAAAGAGGCAAGAGGCAATTCGGCATCAGGCTGCCCCTGGGTGGGCAGAAGAGATTCTCACAGGCTCCAGGATCCGATGGAATCGGCCCATTCGCTCCACCACCCAAGCCTCCTGCTGCGGCACAAACAGTACCACGGTGTTTCGGGGCAATCCAGAGGAGGTGCGACGCGGAGCACGACCAGAGGCCTGTGTGGAGCCCTAAAGAGAAGACAAGGATTAGCTGAGACCCCCAGCAGGCGGGGCACCCTGCCCCTCTTGGCGCCTATCCAGGGGGCATCTCCCCAAACCGCGACCCTAAAGGGTTCTCAGAGAGGAATTCACGTGGGTACCATGACCTCTGACCCCAGTTCTCTCACCAAACTTAGAATCCCGCTTCTTCCCAGCTAAGCACCCAGGTGATCTCTGGCCCCACCCTTGGTGAAGGTTCCCCTCGCACTCACCCTCAGCAAAAGGGCCCCAGTCCCCCGCGCCGCGCGCGCCAGCATTTCCCACGCCGAAGGACCTCCGGAACCAACGAGACGGGGAGCAGAGAGGACGCTCTAGTAGCCGGGACCGGAGCCTTTCCTCCTGTATTTCCTCTCCCCCAGACGTACTTCCGGCCGTGTGTCCCCCGCCCCCAACCTCAGCCAATCAGCGTTACTTGGCTAAAGTGTGTATCAAGTTGTTTCCCTGGATATGCAGACCTTCTAGCGAAGACCGGAAGCTGAAACTTGTTCTGGTTCCCGTTGATCAAGCCCAAGATCCAGGACATGGTGATCGTAGAAGCTATTTTCCACGTGCAAGTAGCCCAGAAGCACCTCCCACCGAGTTCTTTACCTCCACCCGAGACTCAGTTTACTCCTCCGAGCCTGTAAACGCCCGTCACCATAGCGACCGGGGGATTGGAGCGGACTCTTTGCCCCGGTTACCATAGTGACATTGTCAGGTAGTCCTGCTGTGTTGTACCCAGCCCTCCCACTAGGGACTGACCCCATTCCCGTTGCCATGGTAACCAGGGCCTAACAATGCCTGGTGCTTGAACTGagatttcccctccctctcttttcccaaGGCACCATAGCTTTTTCTACCTCTTTctacctctttccttttttttttttttttttttgttttctacctcTTTCCAATCAGGGTCTATCAGGCCTGGTCCCCTTGCATAAAGTCCAGCACACAGCCCCCTATATTCAGCCTTCTCTGGATCATGTCACTGCACACATCCCTGATGCTCTGGCACATCTTTTAAGAGACTTGCATAATCACTCTCATTTTACATCTCAGGACAGTTAAGTTCAGAGGGGCTAAAATCAGTTAACAATAGAACCAGTATAGAAATgcaggtccaaaaaaaaaaaaaaaaaaaaaagaaaagaaaaaagaaatgcaggtcCACATTCACAGAGTTCAGCTTTTATGGCTTCATCTTTCCCACCACCCCACCTCATTATCTGAAAAGAGCTCCTAAAAATCATTAAGGCCTTGCCTAAGACTTCATCGCCTTAGGCCTCAGGCCTCTTTGGGAGAATAGGCAGTCTGAGCTCCACATAGGCCCTCCATCCCCATTCCCATACTCTCCCCAACAGAAAAAATAGGTTTTGCTCAAGTTTCCAAAcaagaatttattctttatttctgtttttgtttttgtttttttttttcttgaaaaaaagtaccaggtacaatttttttctttttttttttttctttttgttcaagtTTCAAGCAATTGCTTGTTTCCCTCAGCCCAGCCCCAGGAATCAGGGCTAAGGCTGGTTTAGAGTCTGGTGTGGGGAATAGGGTAGTTGGGAATCACATGACTGAGTATGAGGGGTGCCCCTCACCCCAGCTGAGGTAGGTGGGTCAGAGTCTGGCCAGGTGAGAGGAGGCACCCCAGTCCTTGGCCCTGACTCTGCCCCCTGAACACCTTCCTCAGTCAGGACCCCAAAGCAagaagacacaggcaggaggggagggacaagTGGAATCTGGAGACCTGGATGAGGGGTAGttaacctctgtgtgtgtgcatgcatgcaagcTCTTTCTCACACATACTACACAAATGCAAGCTTGTATATGCGCACACGTGTGcacgtgtatacacacacacacaaacacacacacagagttgacTATCAGAGAGGGATCAGAGGGTAGGGGAAGTGAAAGGTACAGGGTAGGACAAGGGAAGCTGAGTCTTTGGCTAGTGACTCAGTCCTTCTGGGATAACCTCTCTGCCCTCAGCTGAGGAAAAACAGTTCTTCCCCAACCCCCACATCAGCTTCTTCAACTCCTGAGCTTGGAGCAGTATCTGAGAGTGGGAATGGAGGAGGGGCGATGCCAATTATCAGGTTTGGGAGGTTACCAAGGCAATccaatttgaataaattataaattaaaaataaataaaataataagtggcCCCTGCCCAGGACAGGGAGGCAACGCTGGCATGACTTGCCTGGGAACTTGGGACAACCTCAGGGTAGCTCTGGTGTCTCCCCACTACCTAAGCTGGCCTGGGAAATCCAAGGGAGTGGGGAGGCACATGGAGTACCCAGAGTAGAGCAGAGTGTGGTAAGGATCAGAAGCTTTAAATACCCAAATAATCAATTTGGGCATGAGCATGGTAAGGGCTTTAATTCAAGCCTGAAGGGTCTTTCGCCACCTTTCCACATATTTGCTCTGTTCAGAATGGAGCAAGATGGGCTGGTACTTGGCCCACATGGGTTCAGGGCACTGACAATCAGGGCAAAGGTGAATAACGTGGATTGTGAGGGGACTCAGTCACTGCCTGCAGTTCATAGGGGAGCCCTGTGTCCAGTTCCAGGCTCCGGCGGGAAAAAAGCAGGCGGATGTCTCCATGCAGGCTTAAGCGGCCTGAACGGGAGCTCCGGAACCTGAGGGAAGACAGGGTGATCAAAGAGAGAATCCAGACAGAGAAGTCAGGAGAGATACTACTCAGGGAAGAGATAACATGGGGAGGGGAAAATCCTTTCCCTGGGCCTTCCCAGCTACCCCTGTCCTCACCTGAGGTGCAGCAAGTAGCAGAGGAGGCGGCAGGTGGGGCTAGCATTTCCCTCCTCACCCACAGGCACCAAAAAGAGGCGATGGCGCAGGAAGGTCATATGGGCAGCAGGCATGTCCGAGAAGTCAAAAGTCACGAGGAACATCTTCACCACAGTCTGGTTGGGGTTAAATAAGGTCTGGGGGCAGGACAGAACAAAGTTGGTAGGGCCTAGTGACTGTTTTCCTCTCTCTACTCCCACTCCCCCTCAGGGAATACTTACCACTTGGATGGTGCCCACCTTGGGCACGCTGTAACCCTTCCTCCCCAGGGGGTTCAGGTCCACGACACCCTAGGAAGGCCATAAAGCCATCAGCTAAGGTGGAGTCTAGGAAACCTTTGAATACTCCTCCATCTCCATCATCTTTCACTCTGGGCCTGGCCCTTGCCCCACACTAGAGTTCTCCCCACCTGGCCCTGAACCCTCTCCTACATGAGAACACCTAAAGAATCCCTCCTGGCACCAACCCCTCATCCTCCTCACAAGCTAACTTAGGGTTGAGGTCAGGTCATACCAGGAAGGGGGCCGGGGCATTTTGCTCAGAAACATCAAAGAAGGTGACAGTGACAGGCAGCGTGACATGCTGGGGGCAGTAGGATCCACTAGCTCCAATCTCTGCTGTGAAGCCCTCAATGTGGCCAGATGGTGCAAAGCGTCCTCGCAGCAATGATTCctggggtggagatggggagagTATTAGGAGACAGGTGCCAGCCATTTTCCTTACTCATCCAATCAACATTCCATCATCTCACTTCCCCCAATCACAGAATCCAAGGGAAACTACCTCAAAGTTGCCCAGCAGGGTACGGCTGACAGCAGGGGTAGGAACAGGGGAGGCactgggggggctcagcaggcCTGGCCCCTTCCGGAGGCTTCGAAGGGAGCTCCTGGTAGAGAAGGGGACACACAGTGAGTACATTGGCTTACAGAATTCTGGTATGCTTACTCATGTCCTTGGGCTCACCCTTTGCCACTATCTAGGGCTCCTGCCCTGAGGTCCCCGACCTTGGAATTGGAAAAAGGATTACAGACTTTTGCCCCATTTGCAGGGACAGAGCTGAGGGAAAAGCTAATCACTCACAGCTTCAGGCGACGGGCACCTTTCAGCCTCCGCCCCATGGGACTGCAGTCTGTTGGGTCCTATGGAGAGAAAAGATTACAAAAAGAGATTGGGTGGAGGCCAGGTATATTTGCAAGCAGGAGTTCATTACAAGCTCTCACAGGAACATCCCCCCAGGCCTTCACCTTTTCCCACACACATATCTACTTAAGAATAGACCATCTCCTCTCCTGGCTTACCAGCACAGGCTCCTTAGGCCCAGGCAGCAGATGGCTCCAGAAGGGTGTGGCTTTGGCATCAGAACTGTTGGCAGCAGAAGGGTGGCCCAGGGTTCCCCGGCGCCTCCGAGGGGCTGGCCCCTCATCCTCAGAGCTGACATCCAGGGCTTCTCCAGCAGGAAGCAGCCTTCGCTtggtggggcaggggcctggaggtCCAGGGCCAGGGGGTGTGTGCTCGGGACTATGCCCATTGGCAGTGCCAGGGGACTCCCTAGGCCAAGGGCTGCCCCCATTGCCCACCCCAGCCACTGGGCTCTTGCCCCCTATTTGTGCAAGACTGTGCAAATCAGTGTCAAATGTGTGCAGCTGGCCCAGAGGGGCTGGCCCTGGGGACTCCCCCAAGGACCCCTGTCCCCCTGGATCTGGGGAAGCCCAGTCTCTGGTGTGCAAACTATTGCAGGAAGCATTTGATGGGGGACAAGGGGTACTCTGGGCCCCTGAAGTCCAAGGTGAGGTGGAGCTACCTCCCTGTTCCACAACACAGAGGCCATGATGGCAGAAGTGCTGGCTGGTCACACCCAGTCCCAGCCCCAGTCCCTCTGGGCCTAGTAGCCTCACAGGTTCTTCAGGGGGTAGTCCCTCTctggcccccagcccagggcctctcTTCAGCTCCCTGGGAACCTCGGTGGGTGGGGCTGGTCGTTTCAGGGCCCTATGAGGCTCAGAGGCACCAGCTGGAGGGGAAAAGATGGATACCTGGTAGACCCCGGGGGATGTCGCCCCCCCTGCTGGGCTGTAGCCCATGAGCAGACCACCCTGGAAGGCCCCCTGCCTGACTGCAGGCTGCGAAGGGCCAGCCTCTGGTTCTGAGGATGGAGACGGCTCCGCCTGCACGTGGCGCATGAAGCCCCCCCTTGGGTCAGGGGGGCCCCCCCACACAGCCTTTatgctgggcctgggctggggggcctggggacatctgtgggagagaagagaagaaaaggcagtTAGAGGAAGCAATGAGACTTCTCCCTTCCACCTGAGTTTCAGATCCTCCCCCCACGTGAAGAGGTGACCTTATGGGGTTCCTGGGGGTAAAGGTGTCCAAATCCCCAGAAAGATTAATGGAATATCAACCCATTAATAATACAGACCAGTCCCAGAACTTCTAATAGAGTTACATGTTTAGCTCAGGTTTCTTACTGGAcctgcttcccctccctttccctagcACTCACCCCGATGAAGAGGCCTTAAGCCTAGCTGTGTGTTCCCTCTTCCTGACTGACGCCTTGCTCTCCTAGCTTGCAGTCTGGTCCATTCCTGCTGCACTGGCAAGGTGACTGCCACCATTCCGTGCAGCTCCTGGGCTCAGCTGGACCCTGAGGAAAGAAGAACAGACATAAGCCAGGATCCCTGGACCCAGTGGTAATTGTGGGCTACTAGAGTATCCTCCTAGGATACTCTTCCCCTATGTGAAAAGCTCTTCAGAAACAGAAGGTGCAGTCTTGGGATCCAGAGCTGGGCTACCTAAGGAGTCAGAGAGAGGTGGGTCTCGGTTCAGTGGAATAAGGATGTGAGAAGTAAGTTGTGCCAGGATGTCCATTTATCAGAGCCACCAGCTGAGGAACTTTGCTCTCAGTGCGAGGGGCGGGGGGTGCATTACCCCAGGATCCAAGAGATCATGCTGCCTGAGACTTGGTCAGGGAAAGAATTCAGCCCTCCTAGTCAAGGCCATGGAGTTGTATAACTCCTTCCCATTTGTCTATCTCCCAAGGGATAGTGCTACCCCAAAGCCCTAAGGACAGAGGTTTTGCAGAAACTCACACCCCTTGAGCACTCCTCAGAGGTACAAACCTCAGGTCAGTTCAAAAGTAGCCCTTTGGACTTAAACTCCTAATTGCCCCCCAGCAGTCTATCCCTTTAACACGAGGCAACAAATCTAATCAAAAACAAGTGGAGGGGGAGTGGAGGAGGCACTGCCAGAAGGCACTTTCCAGGACCTACCCTCCCCCTAGGCACTGCAAACTAGAGATAAGCCAGAGGCAGTCAGACAGCTAGAAGTGACTAGGACTACCTCTCTGTTTTGCCACAACATGTTCAACACACAAAACCCCCAAACTGTTTTTCTGCCAGAGTACAAGATGGTCTTTACTGACTAGTTCACCTCCAGGAACCCATACTGGGTGAGGGGAATGTCAAATTGAAGGCCATTTTCCTTTAAGGGAGGAAATACTGCCTCCAACATCAAGCTTCTCCTTTGGGCAGTAGCCTGTACTGCCTGCCATCT from Canis lupus familiaris isolate Mischka breed German Shepherd chromosome 11, alternate assembly UU_Cfam_GSD_1.0, whole genome shotgun sequence includes these protein-coding regions:
- the STOML2 gene encoding stomatin-like protein 2, mitochondrial isoform X1, with the translated sequence MLARAARGTGALLLRGSTQASGRAPRRTSSGLPRNTVVLFVPQQEAWVVERMGRFHRILEPGLNILIPVLDRIRYVQSLKEIVINVPEQSAVTLDNVTLQIDGVLYLRIMDPYKASYGVEDPEYAVTQLAQTTMRSELGKLSLDKVFRERESLNASIVDAINQAADCWGIRCLRYEIKDIHVPPRVKESMQMQVEAERRKRATVLESEGTRESAINVAEGKKQAQILASEAEKAEQINQAAGEASAVLAKAKAKAEAIRILAAALTQHNGDAAASLTVAEQYVSAFSKLAKDSNTILLPSNPGDVTSMVAQAMGVYGALTKAPVPGAQDSVSSGSSRDVQGTDASLDEEFDRVKLS
- the FAM214B gene encoding protein FAM214B — its product is MRHVQAEPSPSSEPEAGPSQPAVRQGAFQGGLLMGYSPAGGATSPGVYQVSIFSPPAGASEPHRALKRPAPPTEVPRELKRGPGLGAREGLPPEEPVRLLGPEGLGLGLGVTSQHFCHHGLCVVEQGGSSTSPWTSGAQSTPCPPSNASCNSLHTRDWASPDPGGQGSLGESPGPAPLGQLHTFDTDLHSLAQIGGKSPVAGVGNGGSPWPRESPGTANGHSPEHTPPGPGPPGPCPTKRRLLPAGEALDVSSEDEGPAPRRRRGTLGHPSAANSSDAKATPFWSHLLPGPKEPVLDPTDCSPMGRRLKGARRLKLSSLRSLRKGPGLLSPPSASPVPTPAVSRTLLGNFEESLLRGRFAPSGHIEGFTAEIGASGSYCPQHVTLPVTVTFFDVSEQNAPAPFLGVVDLNPLGRKGYSVPKVGTIQVTLFNPNQTVVKMFLVTFDFSDMPAAHMTFLRHRLFLVPVGEEGNASPTCRLLCYLLHLRFRSSRSGRLSLHGDIRLLFSRRSLELDTGLPYELQAVTESPHNPRYSPLP
- the STOML2 gene encoding stomatin-like protein 2, mitochondrial isoform X2, which codes for MLARAARGTGALLLRGSTQASGRAPRRTSSGLPRNTVVLFVPQQEAWVVERMGRFHRILEPGLNILIPVLDRIRYVQSLKEIVINVPEQSAVTLDNVTLQIDGVLYLRIMDPYKASYGVEDPEYAVTQLAQTTMRSELGKLSLDKVFRERESLNASIVDAINQAADCWGIRCLRYEIKDIHVPPRVKESMQMQVEAERRKRATVLESEGTRESAINVAEGKKQAQILASEAEKAEQINQAAGEASAVLAKAKAKAEAIRILAAALTQHAMGVYGALTKAPVPGAQDSVSSGSSRDVQGTDASLDEEFDRVKLS